ttttggctcctccaaaatcaAGAGCGACGCCCTTTTATCACACACATTGCAGCCCACCTTTCTCTCTTTTAGAGACTAGTCTTTGTGCGGCTCTATCTTGTGATACGGTGCTTGCCGCCCTCAAACACAGCAGCCCACAAAATTATACTTGCGCGGCTATATTTTGCTTCTCTTGTGCAcacaaaaagaaccaaaaagtACGTATATATAGCAAGCAAACTAGGTTACTTTTGGGAGAAAAGTCCACGTCGGTGCATTCCTCTCCCACTCCAAGTTGGAATATGAAACCAAAGCTTACAAGGACTAGTAAAAGCAATGGATCCCACACCAAACCTTGATGGGTCAAGGCACACACGTCAACAAGTGAAAATTAGAATAAGCTAGgagacccatttaattaaagtgCATGTTATTCTCTTGCATGCTTAGTGAGCCAGAAGCTTCTCTAACCTATAATATTAATGGCAAGGAAAAGTTGAGATTAGTATTATATAGAGCTCCAATGATGGATCCAATTCTAAGGGCATGCATCTCAATTCTTTAATAGAACATGGAAAtttgttatcttaattaataaaactatAGAGGAAGAGAGTGGACTATAAAGAACAAGTGTGGTCCAAGAATGCAGCCTTCAATTTTTGGTCCaaccaaaactaaaaatcaCATCTATAATGCTAGCTGTTTGTTTGGTCATCTTATTATGCATTGGTGTAAATTGTTAATTTAACACAGCATACAAGAATAAAAAAGCCATAAAATTAAGGATGTCAAAAGGAAGACAAGAAGGTTATATATAGACCTTTAGAGGATGCcataatataaataacattatATTAGATCGATGTACTCGTATTTAACTTTTAATCTTTGGTAAATGGATTCTCTATATGATCCTGATCTCTTAAATTTTGTTCGAAATTTGGATagagaatgagagaaaatgGTGTGTAGCCTGAAATGTTTGGGTGGGCCGGGCCACCTAGTGTGACAGACATATCTGCTCAGCATCCCGTGTTTTACAACTCTCGCTTTCATTCTCTACCCGAATTTTAggaaattcaaacaaaaacttCTAAATAATCTCGGTCCTTCCGTCTCTCTCACCCATTGTCAAGGCTACGCTCTAGACgtggagaaggatcctctccatttcacttaaaatggaGAGAGTCCATTTAATGTATTTAAGGGGCATAGttgtccaaaaaaatttgttcaaaaactAAATGTACAACTATGCCcctctaaatacactaaatagaCTCTCTCCATTTCcagtgaaattgagaggatccttttccaatAGACGTACCAAATGGCACTTGTTCGCGcaaaactcaaaacccaaaactaaaaataaataaataaaggttaaattcactttacccctgaagtttcagaaatttttcaattcgaacttcaatgtttaaaaattggtaatgtaccccctaatgtttcaaaaaaaaattaatttagaccctctgttactaattttcgtctaattaaacggaaatttaaaataaaaaaaaaaacattgagggtaattacgtaatttcaaagattttcgtccaatttaatggaaattaataatgaaatgtctgaattgaaaatttttgaaatattaaggaaatacattgtcaatttttaaacattaacgctcgaattaaaaaattcataaaacttCCGagataaagtaaatttaacccAGTAAATAAACATCGGAGAGAAAAGAGCCAAGAGCATGACGTTGATAATTGGACTGCACTGAAATGGATATGATCATTAATTTTGGTTGGGCCAAAATATGCAGAATCAACAAACTTATCTTACTGCCTTTAATGTCATTGACCCACATGCCTCTTGAAGCTTGAGCATGGCTGTCCCCATTATTAAAACCAGCAAGCTGAATTTACATCAGCCAGCGGGATATGggttcttttttcctttttcttttttctttagcATGTCGGTTCGATTATATCTACCAACTGGACAAAATAAACATACGGTTGCCTCGTAAAATGATTGAAGtttaccttttttaaaaaaaaaaaaatgtattatagCAAGATATATGGCGTACGTCTCCAAACtctctttgaaaattttgtataGATTAGGTTCCTAAACGTAATAATTGTtcatttgtaaaaataaatcataaatataTACAGTGGATCATCTCATAAATGAGGCTTACctaatttgtttatatataaaaataaataaataaataaaaatagggcAATTTTAACTTTTCCATCCTAGACCATGTGGTCACTTGTAAGGTTTGAATGaactttaaattatgaaaaattaatctCCTAAAGTATGAATCAATTGAACTATAATACAAAATctatagaaaaaatttaaaacatatatatatatatatatattataaaatataatctaAATCATAAAAAATCCACTTCATTTCATCTAATAATGTACACCTATCTAGCACctccatttttttatcctcttaattattattggaatttgaaataattcactattaaattttaatttaataataatttaaaaaaaaaaaaaaaatacgtcAATTACTATTGTAGGGTCACGAATCTGATAAAATTTCAAGTCAATCATTGGTTGTTAGCACTGACATCAACACAGAAGAAAATGAGGCTTATCATCATGAGAATCCTACGCCTTAGAATGAAACGCCCACAACCACCACAGGAATGTTCAATGTTCATGcatctaatatatataagaaactTCCTAGAACAATAAAAAGCATTCATCTACGTCATAATAAACATCATGAGCTATCCTTAAACTACCGTCAGATTGTTCAAATTAGGTTTGAAAACGTATTTAAATGTTtgttaaattgtgatttgagttttaaaattgtaatttggtatttaaaatcatgtatttttaaaattgcttcTCTTTGTcttgaattttaaaatgtagatttttttttttttttttttttacattttaaaatcatcattttttttttcttttcaaagcaTTCCTAAATATAACACTCTTCACaagtttatttaaaaatgtatatttggCCTAGGAAATTGCAAACCAAACGTTCTCTTACACATGTCAAATGTGACATTATCCCGATCGATAGAGCATTCTCATTCGACTaccaaaaataattattttgacgGGCCAAAATGGGACCAAAATTGACTTATATTTAGCTCGGTAAAATGTTGAAACATTTGATGAGACGATATACTATTcaccaaatttattttatacgCTATTTgaggcctgtttgagattgcgtttgagagattttgcttttaacattcaaaaagtctgtttgaaaaaaaaaaaaaaatactcgtttggtaaaaaaaaataaaaaacacttttaatggtcgaaaaaatggtaaaaatgcacttttgacaaaagcttaaaaataaagcttttatccaaaaactctttttgatttaaaagctttatttttcaaacgcaatcccaaacatgtttttacttataaatgtaaaaattaaaaatgctaaaaaaaaaaaaaaaaaaaaaaatctaacattCTCTCTTATCTCAAAgaatgaataaagaaatattttaaaacgaatatttaaatataaataataaaaaattgaaaattaaaatagagaagtGAATGTAAACACTTTAAAGAtaagatagaaaaaaaataatagtaactaaagtgaaaattaatttgttCAACCAAAAGTGAATGCTCTTCTTCTCCCATTAACAATCAAGATTAGTTTCTAAGATTTAGTTCAATTGGTTTTGAATTATACCTAATGAAACGGATATCACTAATTGAAATATCTTCCCTCTTGTACGTAcgtgttgaaaaaaaaaaaaaaaaagattaattggCATGATGGCGGCAAATATAGACAACACAGAGGAGCCAAATCCTGACTTCTAGAAATTGATTTTACATAATCTGCCAAAGATTTGTCTGAGTAAAATATTCTACAAgtaaatattgttttgtttgcttgttggagcAAAAGAAGATGACAGAGAAGCTAAAAAGCAAGTCAACCGTCCACCCTCCCTTCCTATTGGCTTAGTTGGCCGAGGTCTAAAAAGGCTACCAATGGAACTCCCAAAAGCGGAGACCTTTTCTCTCATCAATCAGAGAAGAAACCAGAGAGAGACCCAATACAGAAAGTTGCACCAAAAATCCATTTCAAGTCTTTGCTCAATCACTTCGATCTGCGCTAAAGAGAAAGTGGGTGATCTTTTCCGTGTTCTATTTCCTTTCTGTTTCGTTTATTGTTGTTGCCCATTTGCTATTTTACCTAGTCTTCTTTCAGAAGACTGAGTTTTTGGCAAATTTGCAACAATCTTaaatcataaaaagaaaaaagaaaacaaaaagaaacttgCTTTGGATCTGTGTTTCTTAAAAGGGTTAGTTCGGTTATCTCTGAATTTCAAAGTTCCTTTTGTATCTGAAAGTCTTGGTGAGAGTTTTGAGAGGATCTGTTTTGGATGGGGGCTTGCATAAGCAATCGGATTAAGGCCGTGACTCCTCATACAGGTAGCTTTCGTTTTGTTCCATTTTGTTTtcgttgtgttttttttttttttttttaaattgtttttcagTGCTTGATTGAGCTCAGTTTGACTTaagatgttaaatttactatctttaTTGCCTTTACCTTGCTAAATTAGCTTCCTTGTGGAAATATATAAGTTTCAAGATTGTCTTTGTTTGCCTAAACATGCATGGCTTGTTtgaattgttcaaaaaattgtGGATGAGATATTAATTTAGTAGTATTTGATCTGCATCTGATATTTTGCTTCAAATTTGAATGAATTAACTTTTGTGAGAGTAATACCTCTCGGGAATGGGATGCTTTGAAATTGCAgaataaattgattaatttcttcATGATGTACTTGTTGCACAACTAGGGTGCCATAAACTTCCTGACAATTATTCGAACACTAAAACTACTATCTCAAGAGGATGCTTAGATGAATTTTGTATTGCTTTGAGGGattttgctttcaaaaacaTTATGATTGGGGGTTCGTTTTGAAAATCAGTTTTGATGATGAATGGTGGGAATGTTGCGGGTTTTGGCACATAAAAGCTTGTCTCAATGGCTTTTGTGTAGGgttcaattcaaaaaatgtGAGCAGAGATGGGAATTACTTTAGTAATTCAAGTAGCAAGTTCTCATCGGCTTCCGTACCCATGACTCCTAGGAGTGAGGGTGAGATCTTGGAGATCTCCAATTTGAAGAATTACGGCTTCAGCGAACTCAAAATGGCTACAAGAAACTTCCGCCCTGATAGTGTATTAGGAGAGGGTGGATTTGGTTCAGTTTTTAAGGGGTGGATTGATGAGCATTCACTTACAGCTACCAGGCCTGGGACTGGCATAGTGATTGCTGTGAAGAGGCTGAACCAAGAAGGGCTCCAGGGTCACAAGGAATGGTTGGTGAGTATTAGTTCCCTTCTTAGTTCTCTATTCGTTTTTTGGTCTGTGCATTTTCTTGCTTCGGGAAATTGAATTTTATGAATTTAGGCCAGAATTGCAAGTTTCAATCAGAGGAGCTCTGTTATATAAGGATGTTTTGAGAAATAGGTATTTATAGGATATCACCCATTTCGCCTTAATATAATTGATTAGTGCAAGCAGCCAATTCAATTGACATTGACCGTTCATACCTTTTGTGGGAACTTGTTAGATTGGCAAGATTACAACTTGCCAAACAGCACAACAATCAGAAAATTCGTAATGAGCATTAGttgattttttgttgtattGTTGGATATACAGGCAGAAATCAACTATTTAGGGCAGTTGCATCATCCTAATCTTGTCAAGTTGATTGGTTATTGCTTAGAGGATGACCATCGGCTTCTAGTATATGAGTTCATGCCAAAGGGAAGCATGGAAAATCATCTATTTCGAAGTGAGTTCTTTATATCCCCTTTAATAATCAACCcgttattaaaaaacaaacttcaagttttttttttctgtttttcctttaAGATATGCATATTGTAATTGTGACGCTGGATTATTGTGGAAGCAGGGGGATCTCACTTCCATCCACTTTCTTGGAGCTTCCGAATGAAAATTGCTCTTGATGCTGCAAAGggacttgcttttcttcacaaTGCTGAATCACAAGTTATATATCGTGACTTTAAGACTTCTAATATCCTGCTTGATTCGGTATGTACTTTGGCTAGGCTGTTTGATCAAATTTCTGGATAAGTTTTAGAATTCAATCAGACTTATTTTCTGCTATGCTGCCTCTTTTGCAGGATTACAATGCAAAACTGTCTGATTTTGGTCTGGCCAGGGATGGACCAAAAGGTGGTAAAAGCCATGTCTCTACTAGGGTTTTGGGAACCTACGGATATGCTGCTCCAGAGTATCTAGCCACAGGTACTCTTTCAATATGTATGCTTCTTCAATAAAGTCATTTTTTTATGTGAACTCTTAACTCCACTCCACAAACCTTTGTGCTATAGGTGATTGAATATGGTAAGATGTACCTTTTTTATGCCATTCTCTCCATGCAAACCTGAATTTCTGTCTGAAATAAATAGTAGTATACTTTTTCATTATCCATTAGAACGCTTTTTAGAGCCTTTATTTTGAGAGTTGCAAAGTGTATCAGTAAAATTCTACTCAGAAATGCTCAAACCTGTTTAAATATTAGAATTACTTTCCTCCAAGTGCTTTTGTACAAATGTCCGAGAGATACGAGCCTTATCTAACGGTTTGTTCTGACGATCTTTCCATGAGCACTCTGGCCAAGAGGGATGAAagttggttttttattttgttgaatttgcTTGGTCAGGTTTTGTAACAGTACATGGCTCAATTACTGATGTATTGATATGTACAAAACTGAATCAATGTATTGTGTCCTGATGATTAATTGCATGTTTTATTGGGTAGGTCATCTGACTGCCAAAAGTGATGTATATAGCTTTGGAGTCGTACTTTTAGAAATTTTATCTGGCCTTCGAGTCATAGACAAGAACCGGCCATCTGGACGACAGAACCTGGTGGAGTGGGCAAAACCTTACctgaacaaaaaacaaaagattttcCGTGTTCTAGATGTTCGCCTCGAAGGTCAGTACTCACTGGATAGGGCACAAAAGGCCGCTTACCTTGCACTTCAATGCATTGCTGTGGAAGCCAAGAACAGACCCAACATGGATGAGGTGGTAATAGCATTGGAGGAGCTTCAGGACACACCAAAAAGTAATGAAAACGAGCCCCATGTAAATGCTCATAGCCTTTCCAATGGAATTCCTGCTGTCTCATGCAGAGATACCGTGAAGGAGGATTCAAACTTCACTGTTTACCCGAGGCCTTCTGCTACTCTGGTTCATGCTTAAGGGAAGGAAATGTTTTTTAAGTAGCAGATAtatctttttctgttttgaaGGACTCATGGCAGGGTCTGGACACAGTTTCAGGATTCAAGCATGAAGCATGCACCATTACAATGTTTCCTTGAACATTGTACagttttttgcttttgtatATGTACTAGAGCTAGCTTTTAAATATTTTCTGCTTTACACAAGAAGCATGAAAGGCCCCTCAATCTCATGCGTGGTTCCAGGAATGTGTTTGATTATGATTGAAACCAGAGATGATATGTAAAACGAGAATTGAGTCTTAGTTTTTTTCTGGGAATGAAGTGGTCGTGTTGGTTCTAGTGGACCTGGAGATATGTGATGCAGTGGATAGCGTCAAAGGTTTTAGAATCCACCATAAAGAATCAAAGATTACAGGAAATCACCAGAATCTTCCAGGAAAAATAGAGATTCCCTCGTTTGCCCATAAACTACTATATATAGGCAATGTAATGCTccaataaattaagaaaatcctAATGAGCCCCAATCGAATTCTAAGTGTTCCCCTGTTTAACGAATATACTAGTAGATctttgcttaagaaaaaaaaatctagttaCCACCCTaatgataaaaactaaatttaaagaaatcaacaaaaaatGACCTTGTCAACCAATTAaccatatttttttcacatagacaataaaaaaaataatggcatCATTTTAATTTAGCCTGGTTCAAAGAACATGTTGATGTTAGGCATtgtttattgcttatattgttatCTCTGTATACTAAACACTAAAGATCAAGCAAGAAGAGACTCATTTGTTACGAGGATTTAAAAATTGAcaccaaaatatttaaaaaaaaaaaataagagagagagagaagttatAGTGTTACTGAGTCATCCTATCAATGAACAACGCCTAGTTAAAGCCATGCATAGGAAAGAACACTCTACATATGTTGTAAGGAAGGCAATCACTTGAAGTATATACATTCTGAATATCCTattactctctttcttttttttttattaaactttttactgacttaagcattggaGATATCTTCTCGATCGTTTATGCCCCTCGATTAGTCTTCAAGCTTACCTCCAATCTCTCTCATACATGCATGCATTCTTGGTCCGAGGTTGGCCGTGAGATCAACTAATATTATTCAAAGACTAAAATCATATTTTGACCAAATTCTATTTTGAAGGCAAGAAAGAGCTATTACGTAGGAAACATGGGActacaagaaagaaagttgATAGATCTGCAGGCCTACAATATTCCCGCATATATAGAACAGTGGCGTCATTGTCGTTTGCTTGTCTGGCCATTTTCTTTTCACATCTTGACAGCCATTTTTCTTGTAAACAATCCatattaacaaatttaaaattgctAGATTAATGAAACGTGTCCGAGAATAAACCTTTGTTTAATGGCAAAATGAAGTAGTTAATTGTATatgaactaattaattaataatatccaTGCATATGTCATTTATCTTATTGAGAATGCTAACATTGACTTGCTAATATATAATATCATGAAGGTAGAGCAGGGGGAGAAGGACCCATTGAAACGGGAATGTGAGTTCATCCGAATTCCCAATCCCAGCATGTTTTAAGTTTTCTTCTCTGGACTTGGTCCTGCCATTTAATTAGGGGGAACCGGAGGCtcatcagaaaaataaaatagaagactCGTAGATGCAAGCAACCCAGGCCTAAGCCTACCCCTTTACAACATATAACTTCAAGAGACAAGACAAGATTTCAACCTCTCTTTaaggatcttcttcttcttcttcctcagagagagagagagagagagagagagagagatggccaGAGGTATGCTGGAGGTTTTGCTGGCTAATGTCCAAGGCATTCGAGACAAAGATTTCCTTggtaatttttcattttgcttAATTTCATGGTACAATTTATATTTTGGATATTACTTTGTCCTTCTAtatattacctttttttttttttttttggtaattgtcTACTTTTGCTaagttttgtttaaatttaCAGCTAAGATGAATCCTTACGTTGTAATTCGATATGGAAATCAAGAGTGTACGAGCAGTGTGGCTCGAGGTAGGCCAATATATATGACCCCcatgaaaaatgctaaacattctaaatttttgttttaaaagttggctttcaaatgatgtgttactACCCTATGAGTTAGTGAcacactttccaaaataataaatctcatgagatagtGAGACgtcatttgaaaagaaaattttgaaaagaaaatttgggatgtataGCACTTCTCAACCTATGCATGTGCTTTGATTTATGagacttttttaaaaacaaaaaaaaaaaaatggaaattgcATGCAGGAGAAGGAAAGAAACGAGTATGGAACGAGAAATTAACGTTCAACGCCGAGTACCCAGGTGGTGAAGATCACAAATATAAGCTTACTTTTCAAATTATGGACAACCACAAAACCTCCCATCATGTCTTTGTTGGTGAAACTACGTAcgtaaaatctctctctctctctctctgatctaaATAAAGACAATTATTTACTGATCGAGGTTGTCGAGTTGGTGTGTGCAGAATATATGTGAAGGATGTGGTGTCGTTGGGGGTGGAGACGGGAAAGGCTGAACTTCGACGTGGCAAGTATAGGGTTGTCCTTCCGGACAACACTTACTCCGGCGAGATTTGTGTCGCTGTAACTTTCACCCATATTCTGTAAACGTACAACTTCAATGTGTTCCCTTGTTTGTCATGCATCTATGAATATGATTTCAAGCTTCAACTtaataaaaagattgaaaaaagaTTGTGCATCCATCGCATCTTTTTcccatcaatatttttttttatatttgattcatcttatcttacaaattaactattagatttatgcacttcacataagtcaatggtgctCATCTTATCTTCGGTTCACTTGAACCGGAGAAAATCTTCTTCCGAGTATATGACATTTCTGTTTTGCCTGCACAAAGGAGCGCTCAGGTGTTGAAAACTTCTAGCCAACCCCAATCAAACTGGGCTTTATTCTACCTATTTTAACAATCCTACTATATGGGCtaactgaaaattaaaaatgtttcgGCTCATTCCGAGCCTGTTGGAGCCCAGATTCGAAGTTGGTCCGTCCAGCCGTCTAGACATCATGCGCATCAACGTACGTATGTCCAAACGAGAGGCGTTAATTGTTTCTTCGGCgtgaaatcttttttttttttttttgttgaaaacaatttttaactgaagacattttt
Above is a genomic segment from Corylus avellana chromosome ca9, CavTom2PMs-1.0 containing:
- the LOC132191343 gene encoding receptor-like cytoplasmic kinase 176, yielding MGACISNRIKAVTPHTGFNSKNVSRDGNYFSNSSSKFSSASVPMTPRSEGEILEISNLKNYGFSELKMATRNFRPDSVLGEGGFGSVFKGWIDEHSLTATRPGTGIVIAVKRLNQEGLQGHKEWLAEINYLGQLHHPNLVKLIGYCLEDDHRLLVYEFMPKGSMENHLFRRGSHFHPLSWSFRMKIALDAAKGLAFLHNAESQVIYRDFKTSNILLDSDYNAKLSDFGLARDGPKGGKSHVSTRVLGTYGYAAPEYLATGHLTAKSDVYSFGVVLLEILSGLRVIDKNRPSGRQNLVEWAKPYLNKKQKIFRVLDVRLEGQYSLDRAQKAAYLALQCIAVEAKNRPNMDEVVIALEELQDTPKSNENEPHVNAHSLSNGIPAVSCRDTVKEDSNFTVYPRPSATLVHA
- the LOC132162429 gene encoding 16 kDa phloem protein 1-like; amino-acid sequence: MARGMLEVLLANVQGIRDKDFLAKMNPYVVIRYGNQECTSSVARGEGKKRVWNEKLTFNAEYPGGEDHKYKLTFQIMDNHKTSHHVFVGETTIYVKDVVSLGVETGKAELRRGKYRVVLPDNTYSGEICVAVTFTHIL